Proteins co-encoded in one Marmota flaviventris isolate mMarFla1 chromosome 9, mMarFla1.hap1, whole genome shotgun sequence genomic window:
- the Or5i1 gene encoding olfactory receptor 5I1, translated as MEFTEGNYTLVTEFILLGFPTRPELQIVLFLIFLVLYGMILTGNIGLMLLIRTDPQLQTPMYFFLSNLSFVDLCYSSVIVPKMLINFLSVNKSISYYGCALQFYFFCTFADTEDFILAAMAYDRYVAICNPLLYTVVMSRGICIRLIVLSYIGGNLSSLVHTSFAFILKYCDKNVINHFFCDLPPLLKLSCTDTSINEWLLSTYGSSVEIICFIIIITSYYFILLSVLKIRSAGGRKKTFSTCASHLTSVVIYQGTLLFIYFHPRSVYAPNTVKIILVFYTIIIPVLNPLIYSLRNKDVKDAEKKALQSKVNSS; from the coding sequence ATGGAATTTACAGAGGGAAACTACACCTTGgtcactgaattcattctcctggGTTTTCCTACTCGCCCTGAACTGCAGATTGTCCTATTCCTCATATTTCTCGTATTGTATGGTATGATCTTAACAGGGAACATTGGATTGATGCTGTTAATCAGGACAGATCCACAACTTCAAAcccccatgtatttcttcctcagCAACCTGTCCTTTGTTGACCTTTGCTATTCCTCAGTCATTGTGCCCAAAATGCTGATCAATTTTCTCTCAGTAAACAAATCTATTTCCTACTATGGGTGCGCCctgcagttttatttcttctgcacTTTTGCAGATACTGAAGACTTTATCTTGGCTGCCATGGcatatgaccgctatgtggccatctgcaacccTTTACTGTACACAGTTGTGATGTCACGGGGCATCTGTATCAGGCTGATTGTCTTGTCCTACATTGGAGGCAACCTGAGCTCTCTGGTTCACACATCCTTTGCCTTTATTCTGAAGTACTGTGACAAAAATGTCATTAACCACTTTTTCTGtgacctccctcccctccttaaGCTCTCTTGCACAGACACATCAATTAATGAGTGGCTCCTCTCCACATATGGCAGCTCAGTGGAAATTATCtgtttcatcatcatcatcacctccTACTATTTCATCCTTCTTTCAGTCTTAAAGATCCGCTCTGCTGGTGGGAGGAAGAAAACCTTCTCTACCTGTGCCTCTCACCTGACTTCTGTGGTCATCTACCAGGGGACACTTCTCTTCATTTACTTCCATCCCAGGTCTGTGTATGCTCCCAACACTGTTAAAATTATCTTGGTGTTCTACACCATTATCATCCCAGTGCTGAACCCATTGATTTACAGTTTGAGAAATAAAGATGTAAAAGATGCAGAGAAGAAAGCTCTACAATCAAAGGTAAATTcttcatga